Part of the Cynocephalus volans isolate mCynVol1 chromosome 11, mCynVol1.pri, whole genome shotgun sequence genome is shown below.
TGGAGAGGGACAGTAATgcctatctccaaataaagtATTTAGTTTACTGACTGatacatagtaagtgttcagttaaacagtaggtactattattgttcatttgtttgaaaTATCTGAGATAGAGTCACAACtaaattattcatatatttacaatttttgcttctttgttttcacCACTAATACTGTTCAGGAGaattggtcatcttttttttaatagaaatttttattgaggtaaataaatacagagaaacaTGCAGTTGGAAGAAATCATAGAGAGACATACCTTGTATACCCTTTGCCCAGTTTCCATATCTTGCAGAactgtagtacaatatcacaaccaggaagTTGACATCAGTACAACTATCTTATTCAGATTTATCTGATTTTAATCCTgtttaactgtgtgtgtgtgtgtgtgtgtgtgtgtgtgtgtgtgtgtgtgtgtgtgtgtgtgtgtatttagttttATACAGTTTTATTACATGTAGCTTCCTGTCTCTACTACCGCAGTCAAGATGAGTACATATCCAGATATGGATCCCTATTGCCCTTTTATAACCACATCCACCTCTCTTTGAGCTTCCTCCCCCACCTTTCCTAACTCCTGGTAACTACTAATGTgatctccatttctataattttgtcatttttaaaatgttgagtaagtagaatcatatagccttttgagattggctttttttacTCATCATAATTCCCTAGAGATTCATTCAAGTTGTTTCAGCTAGAATGAATTTTGACTCTTTCTAGCATCTATTCCACAGAACAGTGTGGGAAACACTGAAATAGTGAAGAGCTCATATTTGAAGTCAGAAACTTTGGCTCTAGCCCTCAGCTCTCTTCCCTTCTGTGTAAACTGTGTCTAGATCATACAACCTCTGTGTGAAACCCAGCCTTTCATAAACTGTAGTATGAATGTTATGATATCTGTcttgcagggttgttgtgaggggTAAATGAGATGATCTATAAATCATGAAAGTCTTGGTAAGTTATGAAGTACTATGTGAATGTAAGgtattattattcatttctaaCTTAGCTCTTGATCTGTCTCTCCCCTAGTGGCCCATCCTGGGccagcttgtcttttcatccagGTTTCAGAAGGTGGAAACATTTAAACCCCCGAAGGATATTTACTTAAAGTCACTTCATCTTCAGAAGCCTCTGGAATCCACCTGGACTAAGACCAATAGCCGGTTCCTATCTGGTCCTCAAAAATCAAATAGCCCTTTCACCCCCCTCCAGAAAGAACTCTTCTTAATTATGAATTCTTACCGGGACCTGTTCTACCCAGAAAGGACTGCCCTAAAGAACGGAGAAGAGATCCGCCATGTGTACTGCCTGCATGTGATAAATCACGTCCTCAAAGCCAATGCCCGGGTGCTTGCCAACAATAGCAGACGCCGAAGCCAGAAACTTGGggtgggtgatgatgatgactTCAGGGACCAAGGGCTAACAAGGCCCAAGGTGAGTGGCAGTGGGAAAGCTTTGCCCTCAAGAAGGAGGCTGCAAGGCACTGCCATGCAGGTACCTGGCACTTTGCACGTACTTGAGTGTTTTAATAGTTACCTCGAATAATTAATGAGCCCAAAAGTGAGCACATGAAGTGGGCCAGGTGGTGTCAGAGCAGTGCTGCAGACAGCTCAGTGGCCTGTTTCTGACAGTGGATCTAGCTGGAACTTTGTGAGAAGCAGGTACTTCATGTTACTCTCCATAAAGATAAACCCagtttttccatgtactttttgaagtagcctcataacACTTCATTATAAATCTCTTCTTTGTGATTGTCAGAGCTGAACGGGACCTAATGAGCCTTTTATCCAATCCCTGCATATTACAGCTGTGGACAGAGACACAGGTTCATAGAGAGCCTTGCTAAAGAGAACCAGGAAAAGAGTAGCAGAGATGGGACTAGAACCAAAGATTCTCTTCACTAAGCCACATAAATGTATAAacctttgaaaacaaaaatccctATTTGCCACTCTAAAGTTATTGCTGTTTAAAGTTACCATTACCTTTCTTTATGCTCGCAAGTCTAAGCTCCAGTGGATTTGACGCTTTAATAGGCAATGTCTTTTAATTGTCAATAACTTTTCATGATGTTATGGAACTAGGTCTTATCTTTCCCCTACTCTCCTTCTTAGCCTATGTCTCTCCATATTGAAGAAGCctcattttttttagatttttctcattGGGTTTAATAGGATTCtagcattttaattttgatgtggcTCTTAGAGATTTCTTAGTCAAACCCCTTGTTTGATAGCTGGGGAAGCCAAAGTCCAGAGGCTTAATGTCACAGCTGCGACAGTAACTCAGCCCTCTTAAATCTTGGTTCACCGTTCCTATACTGTACTGAGCTGAATCACTATGCTGCTTTGGCTGTGCTGCTTGCCTTTCTGGTAAGCTCCCTCAGAACCTTGAACATCAGGATAATAAGATTATCTGTTTCCACTCAGAATTGCATGGAAGAATAAGAGGCAGATTACCCATGAAGCATATTTAGAATTTGGTAAATTACATGATTTGACTGGGGTTATGTCCATTGTTTATGTTGTTTACAAAAGGATAATTAGAAATTAACCATTTAGTAAGcatattctgtttttattctcaaCAGTaactttaagcatttttaaaaatgcttggaAAACCAAGTCCTGTTTTTCCCATTGAATTATGGTCTTATTTTAGAGATGTTTTATCATCATTTCTGAAAAATGTACTAGGGAATGCACTAGAAAAGTAATGATATGTTAATCCTTTTTCTTACCCACTTTATTTCTTCCCTatgtatccatttatttattccgCATGCATTTATTCAGTGGGTCTTATGGATAAAAAGAACGTAGTAAGTTCTGTGGGAGACAGGTGCTTGAGCAACACTCCTTGCCCTTAAAGAGCTGCACCTTTATGTACTTGAGTTCTTGTTGGTGGATGCATTTGTTACGGGCGTTCGCTTATCCAAAAAGGTGTTTCCAAATTCTGCTTGAGAAATGTCTCCCATGGAGCCATGGAACTAAAGTCCACAGGACAGGGTGCCATGGATATGAAAGGTGCTCAGCTTGTGGTATAGAGCCAGGCCCTGTGCAGAGGGGGTGATATAGATATGGTTCCTGGCCAGGGGCCACTGCTGTACACAGGACTTTTTTGCTTACCTTGACTCACCTTGAGCTGCCATTCCTTTCCTTGCCCCTACCAAGGCTGCCATTGCTCCCTCTACAGGTACTGATAGTGGTGCCCTTCCGGGAAGCTGCTCTGCGGGTGGTGCAGCTCTTCATCAGCCTCCTTGAGGGCGACAGCAAGAAGAAAATCATTGTGAGCAACAAAAAGAGGTTTCAGGGAGAGTACGGGTCAGATCCCGAGGAGAGACCACCTAACCTGAAGAGGCCTGAGGATTATGAAGCTGTGTTCGTGGGCAATATTGATGACCACTTTAGGATCGGTAATTCCTCCTTGTCAGAATCAAGATACTATGGGACCTAAGGTGTGAAAGAACGTGTAGCTGAAGGCTGGAAGCCTGGAAGTCAGTGCTTCACTGACTTAGCCTCCTAACAGAACCAGTGTGCATCTGAGACATCTTGTTTGCCAGGGAGAGAGTCTTGCTTTGGCCACTTGGGTGGACACTTGGTAATGGGGTGGAGAGAGTCTCTGAAGCCATGTATAAATGGCACATGCACATTTATACCAGAAATGTCTTAGCACATTCATAGCTGGTAGCACGTAGTCAGATGCTACAAGGAGTTCTCAGGGAAGTTGGAAATGACAGGGGCTGGATGGGGTTATTCTAAGGATGCTGAATAAACTGCGTGTCTGTGCAGAAGAGTGGATTCCTCCTGTCTGCCGTATGGAGTGCCTTCCCCTGGATTATCTCCACACGTGACTTATTGACACCCACccaatttttcatgtttttgctcATCTCTCATTCAACTCCCATTTACTTAGCTGGTTGTACCTTGATAAAGTGCTTGGGAAAACGTTCATTAGTCACGTATGCTcattcacaaacatttattgcataTCTGcattgtgccaggtactgttaaAAAGCTGGGGATATAGAAGTAAAAGCTGTGGTTCCCATTGCTAAGGAAGTCCAGCCTGAGGGAAGGAACAGACAGTACAGGATGATAAGTGCAGCGGGTGTTCTGGGAGCATTTAAAGCAAACCCCCTTACCCAGAATGGGGTGCAGGGTGGGTAGGGAAGGCCTGGCAGAGGTGCCATCTGTACTCCATTGAAACCTGAGTAGGCTTTAGCCAGTTACAAAATGGGGTGGTTTGACTGGAGGAAAACGTTTCAGACAGAAAACTGCCTGTGCAGAGGCACCTGGGTGGCTAATCCCGGAATGACCTAAGATTCACACAGGCTTCAGTACGGCTGGAGATGAGACCTGATTTCATTTGGAACATGTACAGATGTCTAGCAAGCAGTTGGTATTGCTGGTCTGGAGCTCGGTAAAGAGATGCGGGCTGGAAATATAAATCTGTGTGAAGGCAATGTTAGACCTATGTTAGTGAGTAAAGCTTTATGTTGAACGAGAGTAGAACTTACAGATGAATCCAGGGGGTTGTGGAAGAAGATGTAGTTGGATCTAGAAAGCTAGACAAGGGCCAGGTCAATGATAGAGACAGAAGTGAGTGTTGAAGTCGTGGAAACTATTGCAAGGAAAAGAGCATTTTATGCTGTTTGTGCATTCCTGTCAAGAAGCCCTGAGAGTTCATTGAATTGGTAACAGAGGACTGTTGGGGATCTTAGCAAGTCATTTCAGGGGAGTCCTGAGAATCATAGGCCATATTGCATGGATTGAGAAGTGAATGAGAGATTCGAAAGTAGAAACAACTCTCTGGAGAAGTTTGACggtgaaggaaaggaagagaaggtagAAGCTAAAAGGGACTCTAGGTGCAAGGAAGGGATTATTATTACTCTTATATTCTAATAATTAAAGCAGTTTGAGCACAGTTATATGGTAAGGGGAGCATAGATGTGGAAGGTATAGGAGAGGGGGAGCCTTTGAGAGGGTAGGAGGTAAAGGTTTGGTGGTGACTAATGAACTGACGTGTACTTGCTATTCTATGTAGGAGTGGCAATACTTCAGAGAAGCATCCGACTCTATGCCCCCTTTTACTCCTCGGATATCCTCATTGCTTCCCCTCTGGGCTTGAGGACCATCATTGgtggagaaggagagaagaagagagatttTGACTTTTTGTCTTCTATCGAGCTAGTCATCATTGATCAAGCTGACATTTACCTGATGCAGAACTGGGAGCATGTTTTGGTAATGCTGTTCATTCACATTTAGAGGGACAACATTCATATTTAGAGAGACAAGAAACTCAGTGGTTTAAGTCATAAAGGGTTATTTAAGTCCAGATTAAAAGTCAGTTTGAAAATAGGGAAATACTCCACATTTTCCAATTTGAAAGTCTTTTGGTCCCTCTTCCACCCACATATTGGTCAGTAATTAAACTATTCAGAGATAATAATTCATGTCAGTATTTCAAATctccagaaaatatttctttccctTAAAGGTTGCTTTCTTCTAATAgtccacattcttttttatttggtcTTCAGTGGAGATGGGGAAACattgcttaatattttttaatgtgggaTCTTGTTTTGCTGAGAAATGTAGGATGTCTTTATCCCCCTACTGTAATTAgtaggattaaataaattaaaattaaattaaattaattaaaatttatttaattttttctcctcCACATACTCTGCAGTGTTATCAGTTTTAGGATTGAACAACTGCTTTGGAACAATCCTTATCAAAGAACTATAGGTTTGCTTTTTAAGGCATATGGGAACTCTCCTCTCTTAAAACCCTATGACTTGAAGCTTGTGGGAAGTTTGGAACAAATAAAGGGTAGTACTTACTTATAAAATAGGGAATACAGTTATAGTAATCATTACTCTTCAATATATATGACAAGgtgaaattaaaatggaaaagtcGGATCAATAGTTgagtcatattctttttttttttttttttgtcgttttttcgtgaccggcactcagccagtgagtgcaccggtcagtcctatataggatccgaacccgcggcgggagcgtcgccgagctcccagcgcagcactctaccaagtgcgccacgggctcagcccgagtCATATTCTTTAATTTGAGGAAAAGGTAGGTGTGGTGGCTCTAGGAGTACTCTTCATGTTTTGAGAACCAGGTCAATAAAGGACAGCAGCTCTGTTTCCCATGTCATTTCCCTTGTCCCAATCTGGGACTGAGGGACCCACAGAGTGACTGGGGTGGCTTTTCAGAAGTTCTTTTTAAGGTAATATTCCTAGAGGTACCATTTTGATCCTTTTTTAAAGGTCTAAGAGGTGGTCGCTTTTAGCTTATCTTCTTGTTGGGGGCGTTTGGctgaccatgggcaagttactcacccatctgagccttggttttcttgtAATTTGGAAGATGATAGTACATGCTCCATGGGATTAACCAAGACGAAAGacttgtaaaatgcttagcagtGTCCAACATATAAATGCTCAATGAACATTAATGTTACTGTTATTTCTGCTCAAAGCATTTGATGAACCACATGAACCTGCTGCCCTTGGACTCTCACGGGGTAGATTTTTCTCGAGTGCGGATGTGGAACCTCAATAATTGGTCCAAGTACTATCGCCAAACACTGCTGTTTGGGGCGCTCCAGGATGCCCAGATCAACTCGCTGTTCAACAAATATTGCATCAATTTGCAAGGCCAGGTGGGTCCTCTCCTTGTTTTCTCTGGGTCGTCATGAAGCACTGTTTATTGTTTGGGTCGTGAGGCAGAAGGAGATGATAACATTTAGTCAACAAGGGGATGGTTCACCCCCTAATGCTCTCCCTGATTCCTGGCAGATGGCTGTGAGGAACGTCCCTACAACAGGCTCCATCAGTCATGTCCTAGTACAGCTCCCACATGTCTTCCAGAAGATGGAAGCTGGAAACCTAGCTTCAGTGATTGATGCCAGGTAACTCACCTATTGGGCCTCTGGGGACCACATACAGAAATTTGACTTTGGCATACAAACTAAGAATTGGGTTGCATGTTGCTTTTATTAATTACTATTTACCAAATTAGATGAGATCATTGAACTCAATCATGCCATTTGACAGGAGGAAACCGAAGCCCAGAGAAAAAAGTTGACTTAGTCTAGGTCTCATAGCTAGTTCATGGCAGTGTTTAGCACTGTATCAGGGCTTCTTCCCCCTTGACAgtggcattttaaaattacattactTTGCCTAGTGCTACAAAGTGTCCCATGTCAGCAACTTAATTGTAAGCTGTTCAGGGCAAGAactgtttttctaattctgtatatattttttccctttttcctcattGTGTTTAGTTAGGGGACCCCATGGTAGCATAATGGCTTAGCATATGGTAGATGTTCAGTGATTGCTTGTTgactgattgaatgaatgaatgaatggtatgGCATAGACTTCCTAGAATAATTCTTCGGGATGTAATGGCAATACGTTTAGTTTTTACAATGAATAGTGTtagcacttttttaaaagtttatttaataatattattatttttttgcattctaagatgttgctgaggagttggggggaggaggaggaagaaggggggaGGATatagagtgggaggaggaggaaggagagagagcatggttaaggcctgtggcactcccctcattcctgcaggggagaccagggggcttccactgGTGGCTCGATCTatgctgggctggatgtagatgtcagaggggtgtggctaaagccctcaGCCCCTGACTGCCCTGGCTTAGGAGCCCAGGGtccttcctgtggcagctcagtagTCGTCACTGGCTGGTTGCGGATGTCcagagggcatggctgagacccccaGCCCTAccccttccctggcttgggagcccagggggcttccagtccttctaggttttataggtgtcctttgatgatgtgagacctttactagttaatatcaaactttgtctcatctgtgggtattttgttttttctttcagttctgtgttggattattcactgttctcaccacttaaactttgcattggaactaatttgttgtcctttgcttacttctaaaatggggggatttcctgtgggaactagcatttgagccctgtagttgagctaaattgcttcattgctgctgattccctgaggaaggctttttgtgcaggtcaagttttaattgttgaccttgtatacACTTCCaagtctcatgagatctggtgcacctgggttgtatggaaactctggtctgggcccaagtcttttcagcaaactgaacctctgcagttctgtattcctgaccagtctccactgagtagtcCTGCGCTGAATGGGGGGCAGaacagctgtccatgctgtgccccagtgttccctcagtgggcccatctcccccactgcccacattcTAAATACTTCCCATGGGTGGGCTGTGtgcaggtcccttgtgatgactcactggcctctgagtggctccttttttcagttgtctgtggcccctcattcctctatgggtccacgggaacactgttagtggtcttgctggtctgagggccatcaaggccctcttctcccctgccgcccccaaacaacttcatacaaaggacacagctgtggcttttgccaacttctgctccatgtgctcagcagctccagccttgaagcagccagggctcaaaatggtgggagcagtcctttctttctctcatcgaggcttctcccaccttcatgcactccgtaggtctctcctcctcttcccctgagctctagcagccccagcttggctgtcgttgctttttaatagatgTACATTGGTTTATTTGTGAGAGAGGGTGACACTGGCAGCTGTCTGTTCTGCCATGTTGACCAGAAGCAGcacttattttaaatgtttatcaaattttattcttatataatCTCTTTGGGAGGAAGTAAGTCATACTGGCTTCTGGGGAGGTAATCTCTTAATGTGAGATTGTGACTTGCCCAGCGTCACATAGTTAGTAGGCACTATAGGCTCAACTCTACCAGACCATTAACTTTGCCCTTTGCCTTCCAAAtcaggtttaatttttttgtgaacAAGATCTTGCCTCAGTATCGTGATGCAGTCATGTCTCACACGCTCATCTATGTCCCCTCCTACTTTGACTTTGTGCGTCTCCGAAATTATTTCAAGAAGGAAGAACTGAACTTCACCCACATCTGCGAGTACACCCAGAAGTCTGGTGTCTCCAGGGCCAGACAGTTCTTTCTTCAAGGAGAGAAACAATTTCTGCTATTCACAGAGCGATTCCATTTCTACAAAAGGTAAAGTAGTGCCAGGTTTTGAGCCTCCTCTCTGAAGGGGAGACATGTAGAAATCATGGCCTGCTTCCGGGCGCGTGGTTGGCTTTGCTGTGTTATAAGGTCATCCCTCACTTTACCTTTCTAGTGGAGAAGCCAGAGAGTTTCAGGGATGGACACTCTTGTGGTTGATTGGTTGGTTTCCTCCAAAAATGGACATTGTTGGAAAAGATAGAAACAAAAGCATAAGCTGTGGACAGAACTGGAGTGTAGCTGCAGTTGCACACTTAAAGAAAGGCTTACAGAGTTGCACAACTCTAGACGGGGACAACTCAAGTGAATACAGGAAGAGGAGCGACCTGTCATTGAAGCACAGACTGAGGCTTCAAGGACTGTGTGGTCTGGGGAGATGGAGGCTGAGCAGTGTCGGTGCTCAGAAAGCTACAgtgctgggccggccccgtggctcacttgggagagtgcggcactggtagtgccaaggaTCCTatctcactggctaagcgtggtgcggacaacactgagccaagggttgcgatcccccttatcggtcaaaaaaaaaaaagaaagaaagaaagctgcagTGTTGCTGAGGAGGTGTGCACACGGTGCCCCCTCCCTGAGGAGAGCCGGGACTGTGGGCCCCTTGGTGTTTGCAGGAGGCAAAAGGGGAAGGGCTTTGAGTTGAATATTTAAGGGTTTCAGTGTTTGCTTAGATTCCTGCAAGTGACTTTGACAAAATAAGTTGATCagcttttttggttttatttatttattatatttttagaaattcttatGGGAAGGTAAGTAATATTGAGCCTTCTGTTACTGTTCATCATAGTTGCAGCTCTCTGTGGCCCCAGAGCTcagatatttcattgttttgctgAGTGTCTCTCTGATGACAAATGGACAAGACTTTTTTAAACCCTTAGATACAGAGAGGCGGAAATTCCATTTTATATACCTCTTCCTGATTTCACAATAATGCCCAGTGAATTAAACTTTGGACTTTACTGTTTTATTAACTCGCAATCATATATACTAATGAGGGGATGCATTTTCTTAGAGAATCCGAAACAGATAGGCCAGAAATCTTCCAGACTTTGGAGCCCATTAGATGAcacaccttgattttggtgtGGAATTGCCTTTTAGCGTCACCAGGAGTGTTCTCGTTACCAGGACCAGGAGGGAGAAATCCTAGCACCCTACCTGATATGACATGAAATGACCTTTTTAGGTGTTCTGACTAGTTCATCTACGAGTAGAGAGTTGATAATTGACTAATTTGTGTTTCCCAGGCTCCATTCTTGGCTACTAAGACAAGGCTATTTGGCCAAAGAATGTTAACGAATGCCTGCTTGCCGGCATCACCATTTGCTTTGTTCCAGGAAGTTGTTTCCATTCTTGTCAGAAAGTATTTTGGGGGAATTGCTCTTACTAAGTCTTGAAAGCTCTTAGCTTTCTATCAGCTCAACAAATGAAAGCAAGCCCTTTAAGTAAGCGGATGGATTGGGAAAATCCCCAGTGTGATTGTCTATAGCAAGTGTGAATTAAGCTAGAGTGAAGACTTCTCTCAAGGAGAGGGCATGGTATCAGAGGAGCCCTTCGTAGATAGGACAGTCCTCTGTCTTAAACTGTTCATTTGTTTACCAAACCGTGCTGCCCTCAAAGTCTTTGTAAAGACAGATCTCAGCATGTGCCACTTGCTTTATGCCTTTCACTGGGTTAATTGGTGTTTCCTGTGCTgaagatgaatgaaaataatgtGCTTCAGAGCTCTGCAACAGCTAATTATCTTAAGGTTTCTAACTATAAAATTTTTTGAGAGATCACCAAGGTAGTGATGGGTGTTTTGGTCTGCAGTGCCTTTGtgatttagttttttatttgacCTTGGAAAAAGTACATGTATTTTAAACTATAATAACTAACTCCGAagttctgtttttatattctCTATGGCAGTTGGCAGTGTTAGGAAGATTAGAATTCATTTTTGAgctagcaaaaatttttaaactgaagatttgttttctttgggGTATATGAAACCAGTAGAATCTTAGAATTCGATGGTTGTTTGGTCGGGACTGCCTCCCAAGGGGGTTCACAGCTCTTTTCCTGTGCCTTACCACAGCTGGGAGAATTCTCAACCAGTGCAAGTCAGAAACTGGAGGTGGGATTCCTGGAGTTTTGAAAGGGTGCTGGGGTGTTTCTGCCTGCCCCTCTATGAGAATCTCAGTTCTAGAAGTAGTAGA
Proteins encoded:
- the UTP25 gene encoding U3 small nucleolar RNA-associated protein 25 homolog — translated: MGKRGSRSQSQLLSILTKKQKKHLRDFGEEHPFYDRVSRKEVKPQICQLSESSDTSNSESEAENEPEQVSGYHRLLATLKNVSEEEEEEEEEGDSVVDDAEMNDEDGDADISVEEETAAESTEMQENVALSADPKGKDGEGPAVTSQESPEEFTDAKHESLFSLETNFLEEESRDNCSLKASRDPFLQHVNNELKEKEIQAVATNPKTIRQLKWPILGQLVFSSRFQKVETFKPPKDIYLKSLHLQKPLESTWTKTNSRFLSGPQKSNSPFTPLQKELFLIMNSYRDLFYPERTALKNGEEIRHVYCLHVINHVLKANARVLANNSRRRSQKLGVGDDDDFRDQGLTRPKVLIVVPFREAALRVVQLFISLLEGDSKKKIIVSNKKRFQGEYGSDPEERPPNLKRPEDYEAVFVGNIDDHFRIGVAILQRSIRLYAPFYSSDILIASPLGLRTIIGGEGEKKRDFDFLSSIELVIIDQADIYLMQNWEHVLHLMNHMNLLPLDSHGVDFSRVRMWNLNNWSKYYRQTLLFGALQDAQINSLFNKYCINLQGQMAVRNVPTTGSISHVLVQLPHVFQKMEAGNLASVIDARFNFFVNKILPQYRDAVMSHTLIYVPSYFDFVRLRNYFKKEELNFTHICEYTQKSGVSRARQFFLQGEKQFLLFTERFHFYKRYTIKGIRNLIFYELPTYPHFYSEICNMLKATNRGEEATWTCTVLYSKYDAQRLAAVVGVERAAQMLQSKKNVHLFITGEK